Proteins from a single region of Apium graveolens cultivar Ventura chromosome 7, ASM990537v1, whole genome shotgun sequence:
- the LOC141671832 gene encoding putative hexosyltransferase MUCI70 codes for MTSGSLGLRTGSYGSLQQHFQNGFRTYQTVPPVIVRKAPKIYKEKERMMSWFFKFAPRKKVGMLLLFAVSALVFGWVLYVGKGGDTQEGVHIPSMGLNDTSDFIHSGYFSPNADQFEFRIINSSIDQESIIAQAPPPPKYFTGYTLPAGNPCESFTLPPPPADKKRTGPRPCPVCYLPVEDAIARMPEAPSFSPVIQNITYIHENYLRKSEFGGSEFGGYPSLEQRNDSYDVRESMSVHCGFVRGTQPGHQTGFDIDDSDLREMEKCQGVVVASAIFGAYDLIQQPKNISETAKKNVCFFMFLDEETDTFLRNSTELDREKKLGLWRIVIIHNLPYNDPRRNGKIPKLLLHRLFPYARYSIWLDGKLELVVDPYQILERFLWRKNSTFAISRHYKRFDVFIEAEANKAAAKYDNVSIDFQTEFYRKEGLTPYSDAKLPITSDVPEGCVILREHIPITNLFTCLWFNEVDRFTSRDQISFATVRNKITSKTNWTVNMFLDCERRNFVVQAYHRDVLEHLSPPQPRATTRPPPPLRQTPNKVSSGSSKGNVAPKNKIPPKHRTDRRSTSKRHRKVAAGSRDIS; via the exons ATGACTTCAGGGTCACTAGGTCTCCGTACAGGAAGTTATGGATCATTGCAACAACACTTTCAGAACGGGTTTAGAACTTATCAAACAGTACCGCCAGTTATTGTCCGGAAGGCTCCGAAGATTtataaagagaaagagagaatgATGTCTTGGTTCTTTAAATTTGCACCTCGAAAGAAAGTGGGAATGCTGCTCTTGTTTGCTGTTTCTGCATTAGTGTTTGGATGGGTATTGTATGTGGGAAAAG GCGGAGATACCCAGGAAGGTGTCCACATCCCAAGTATGGGACTGAATGATACGTCGGATTTTATTCATTCTGGGTATTTTTCACCGAATGCAGATCAATTTGAGTTTCGGATAATTAATTCCTCTATAGACCAAGAAAGTATTATAGCGCAGGCTCCTCCACCTCCTAAGTACTTTACTGGGTACACTCTGCCTGCTGGAAATCCTTGTGAAAGTTTCACATTGCCTCCACCACCAGCAGATAAGAAGAGGACTGGACCACGCC CATGTCCAGTATGTTATCTTCCTGTTGAAGATGCCATTGCCCGAATGCCGGAGGCCCCATCTTTTTCCCCTGTGATTCAAAACATAACTTATATACATGAAAATTATTTAAGGAAAAGTGAGTTTGGAGGTTCAGAATTTGGTGGATACCCGTCACTGGAGCAGAGAAATGATTCTTATGATGTAAGAGAATCAATGAGTGTACATTGCGG ATTTGTTAGAGGAACTCAACCTGGACATCAGACAGGATTTGATATTGATGATTCTGACCTCCGTGAGATGGAGAAGTGTCAAGGAGTGGTGGTTGCATCAGCGATATTTG GGGCATATGACTTGATTCAACAGCCGAAGAATATTAGTGAAACTGCGAAGAAAAATGTTTGCTTCTTCATGTTTTTAGATGAAGAAACAGATACATTTTTAAGGAACTCTACAGAGTTGGACAGGGAAAAGAAGCTGGGGCTGTGGAGGATAGTTATTATTCATAACCTTCCTTACAATGACCCTAGAAGAAATGGAAAG ATACCTAAGCTTCTACTGCACAGGCTTTTTCCCTACGCCCGCTACTCAATATGGCTTGATGGAAAACTAGAACTTGTTGTGGATCCTTATCAAATTCTGGAAAG GTTCTTGTGGAGAAAGAATTCCACTTTTGCAATATCTAGGCATTATAAGCGGTTTGATGTGTTTATTGAGGCTGAAGCTAACAAAGCTGCAGCTAAGTATGATAATGTCTCCATTGACTTTCAAACGGAATTTTATCGGAAGGAAGGTTTAACCCCGTATTCAGATGCAAAGCTTCCTATAACAAGTG ACGTTCCAGAAGGATGTGTAATATTAAGGGAGCATATTCCTATTACCAACCTATTTACTTGTCTTTGGTTCAATGAAGTTGATCGATTTACTTCTAGGGATCAAATAAGTTTTGCAACTGTGAGGAACAAGATTACTTCAAAGACAAATTGGACTGTTAATATGTTCTTGGATTGTGAGAGACGCAACTTTGTAGTTCAG GCGTACCATCGTGATGTACTTGAACACTTGTCTCCGCCCCAACCTCGTGCTACTACACGTCCTCCTCCCCCTTTGCGTCAAACACCAAACAAAGTGTCGTCTGGAAGTTCTAAAGGAAACGTGGCACCTAAAAACAAAATCCCACCAAAGCATAGGACAGACAGAAGATCTACTTCGAAGCGCCATCGCAAAGTTGCTGCCGGTAGTAGGGACATCAGTTGA